The Candidatus Hydrogenedentota bacterium genome segment CCTGGCGGAACTGCAACGGTCTGCCCTGGCGAGCCAGTTGGACGAACTTCGCGAGCAACTGGCGGAATACGACGCCCTGAAGTCCGGCGGGATTCGGGAGATTGCCGTTCATTCCCTTGAGGAGTTGCCGCTTGCCCTGATTCGCGCCCGTATTGCGACGGGCCTTAGCCAGAAGCAACTCGCGGAACGCCTGGGCCTGAAAGAACAGCAGATCCAGCGATATGAATCCAGTGCGTTTGCCGGGGCCAGTCTGCACCGGCTGCAGGACATTTCCGGGGCGCTGGGGTTGCGGATAACGGGCGCGATCCACCTGTCAGCGCCGGTTCCGCGTTGAACCGCGCCATCGGTAGATCGGCCTTGCGAGCCAGCGGGTTACGCGCGCCCGCTCGGGGCTTTCCGCCGCCCAGGCCTGACCCGCGAGCGGCGTGCGGAGATCAACCTGGTTGCGCCCGGCCGCAATCCAGCCCCGTTTGACCATCAGATCCAAGTCATTCGTGGCCTGGAACGAGTAGCAGCCGTATTTGCAGGGCACGAAGGTGTAGTGGGGCGTGCCGGATTCCCGCACATAGAGGAAGAGTAGCTTTTGCAGGTCCAGCTTGCTCAGGCGCCCCCCGGCGGCATGGAGCAGGAAGAGGAGCAGTCGCCTGGCGGTGATAGACCGGATCCGCCGCGGAAGGCCATTCGGGCTCTCTGCAGGGCAATCGCGTTTAAACTTCCAACTCGAGCCGAGCGCCACATGAACCACCTTCCATGTTAAGAAGGGCGCGTGTTGGAGCGCTGGCATTTCGCCCGCGGCGAATCCCTGACCTTGCCGGCACAGATGCCGGCGCTCCAAGACGCTCACTATCGTTGATTCAAGGTTCCAAATCGACTCAAGTTTACGCCCATATAACGAGATCGAGTTTAAATGCGATTGCCCTGGGGCTCTCTGGGAACCGTGCGCTTGAATTTGTTGTGTTGTGCTAAACTTCGCGCGGGTTGATTGCTGCCTGGATCCCCTTCCTTGCAGGCGTTTCGTGTTGTTCCTCCGTGACCATTGTGCGCT includes the following:
- a CDS encoding helix-turn-helix transcriptional regulator; this translates as MIQNEREYRITKSQAEKFARALEGFGANGASDLPLAELQRSALASQLDELREQLAEYDALKSGGIREIAVHSLEELPLALIRARIATGLSQKQLAERLGLKEQQIQRYESSAFAGASLHRLQDISGALGLRITGAIHLSAPVPR